From Ictalurus punctatus breed USDA103 chromosome 2, Coco_2.0, whole genome shotgun sequence:
AGACTTTGTAACCAAAAGACACGTGAAAACAGACCAGCTAAATCCcacgctgcaaaaaaaaacaacaacaacaaccaccagtACCAAAGGAGATGAACTTGATTCCCCGCCTCAGCACAGCggccattttcttttctttataacGAACCCACAAATCTGACGTTTCTAACTTCTGTAAAGTGGGCGTGCCCGTATGTTTACTCCTAATCCGATTGGACAAAAAAACCCGTTTTTTCAAAATAACCAATCGCAGTGAGAGGGGACTGTCGTTATCGAAGTATCTGGTTCAGTCTTCAACAGCTTCAGATTGTCCATAAAAGGCAGTAGATGAATCGTAGGCGCTGTTATTGTAGGGCATTTATATAGGGACTACGGAGTTATTTGGAATACGGCCTCTCACTATAGTATTAAAGCACTAAgtgctacaataataataataataataataataataataataataataaaacatttataccTAATTTgtattgaaaatatatattttttctgtaagaaaaatactattactactactactaataataataataatttcttacaatttcttaaaaatgaaaaactcttagataattttatttattattattatttcttagaCATTGCAATCCTCTTCTAACACATGGCTGTcaaattttgtttttatctatccatgctaaaaataaaaatacaacatgcATGGATGAAGCCAAGCTTTATTTGTTGACTTTATTGTAAAAATGCAAGATGCATGAAAAGAAGTACAGTAAATCTTGAATGTTGATCTTTTAGCCACAAAATCACAAGCCAAAGACCAGACTCATACCATCACTTAATACCTGCTTTCAATATTTCTACAGAtgagaatggggggaaaatgttTAAAGTTGCATTAAAAAATGAACATGCAGTTTACAGATATTCAGGATTACATCTAGTTATGAAAATAGTGAAGTAATTACAGCCATTTTAGAAAAGCATGTGAGGAACAAtctgagttgttttttttttttttaattgaagagatatttactttttgactgtggatacaattacaaaaaagtGTGATTCATATcattacacattatatatattctttaacatttctctttttaaaatgtcGTCCTCTGGAGCCATGTGATTGATTTTGCATGTAATATTTCACAGCTTGGCACATGACCATTTATATTCATAGTGGGtttaatgatttattacatGAAGAGGCCACATAGAGGTACATGATCACTTTAATGAATAATgggatgttgttttttttttttattaaacaatatcATCAAGGTGAAGATTTATAAGAAGCTCCTAGATGCTgcatgagcaaagaaggcagaCAAAAGCTTTGAATTTTAACAAATGATTTTGTGTGGATTTAATTATAGCGTTAATTATTTGCACGCAAACCTGGAAAAACTCTGGCACAAGTGAAATTTAGGCTGCGTTCCAATATTGTTTCTAATGTGCCCTCGGAGACTTCCTCACATTTAATACTTTGTCCGATGAACTCTCAACTGTTGAAAGCCGAGGGGTCGTCGGTGTCGGATTCAGGAACAGAATTTACCCAGAACGCACTGAGACATGATGTCATGTAAAATATGAGGATGAAGTTGGTTATGAATATAAACTGGAGCAATAgagtatataatatttaaaatatataatatctgATGCCTCTCATGGAAACCTGATCTATGGCCATATATGGAGTTCCACTATATGACACATACAGTGGAGTGCAAACGTTTGCACCCCACCCCCGCACCCCCTTATGtctaatgattttaataaaaaaggaaGATGAGTAATATGTATAAACTGTATTCATCTATATATTATCCTTATAttattcatatatacagtatacatgaATTGTATCTACATTTATGTTAACAACATTTATTGTATGTACACtattttgggggggaaaaattCCAATGGAATTTTCCAGTAGGTTCTATGTACCACTATGTAATAACATCAATGAGGTTTTCCCTTCGAGGGATTCAAAGTTTAGTGATGCAAATTCTGTCTCTTTTTAGCAAGTCAGATAgtttgatcatttgaaaaaaGAGTTGACTCTTTCAGCTCCCTAAATATTTTGGCCACTCAGAAcaagttttttaaataaaacataatgatgACGTTGGAAATGATGTAGCTGAGCGAACACTCACATGGTATGTGACATGCATGGAAGTTATACCTGATCTAATTAACAAATCCACCACATTCCTGAAGATGAATACACGCTAACAATTGGCTCAGATGTTACCAAGAAATTTCATTGCGCCGCAAAAGTAATGTCGTGGCTtcatatacaaaaacagaagaaaaaatggCTCATATGTTTGGGTCGACTCTCGATCTTCAGCTAAAAGGGTCGATTCTTTGGATTGACTTGTTCGCAAATGACACATCACTATCACTTGGACATAACTCGTATGTAAAATGTCCCATACTTTATGATGTACTAAGGGTTCTATGAATTATTAATGCTTCTTGATTTCTAAAGGAATTCTTAAAACGTAGACGCTCGCGTGTCGGGTCACTTTAGGCATTTGTTTCTCTCTAGATTTAACTTTTTTCCTCAGAGTGAATGTTCATTTACGGCCATATATCAGATTTCCGCACAAATTGTGTTTTATGTAGCGCAATATTCCATCTATACCTGACACCTGACGTAAATTTACTAGCAAGTCCCTTTAGCAGTACATATAGAGGTCATAGTTCAGTTAGATTGTGCTTCAAGGTCAAGtgcattttgcttttaaaattCCGCTCCCCCCTACATGCTAGGGGAAGTCGCCATGGGCGTGTTAAAGCCAGTATTGGAACGCAAGTCTGGACCCAGCAGGTTTTCACGAATGTCTGATTACAGCGTCAGGACAGAATTCTAGCCACTTGCACAATCGCTTCACACTGAGGCATGCATGGTTCTGCTCTCAAGCTCCGGCAGGAACTTTATTAAATGCATTGCAAGAATTACAGACATcataattacacacattttacagTTCAAAAGAGACACGGACTAACCTGAGCGTACGTACGGGCACAAGGAATTTATCTCTGTCGTTTATACGGCGTGTTCTTTAGCAAATGAGCCTCCATTAATGTCTtgctttgtgttgtgttgtatttcaTGAACATCCCTTTGAAGTACTGTATGTTTGCACTGATTTGACTCTTGGTCATTTTTTGAACCCAACCCTAATCCAACCCCCATTCTCCGTGCGCCTTTCCTACATGCGCTAGGCCCTGTGCGTGTGGCGCAGGTGCGTTTGGGACGTAGCCCTTTTACTCGGTGCTGTCCCAATCCTTCTTGATCTGCAGATTCCACTCCCAGGACAGGTGGTCCGTCTTGTCGTCGTCCGTGAAGTAGGACTTGATGTGGTAGGTACCTCGGACGATCATGCCTTTGGGAGCCTCCTCCACCGGAGTGATGAACTCGTGCTCCTCGACCCGCGGCCCATAGCTGCCCACCATGTACACGGCTTTATCCACtgtgaggaaaagaaaaattatttttaaaagtattgtAAAATTCCTATTTATGGTGTACACAACTGTATAATTAAAGGGGGTGGTCAGTGCCAGTAAGGCCCTGTACAAAAATGTGGGCGTGTCTATGGGTACATATATGGTACTTAGAGTCTCTATGAGTGGGTGTTGCTTGGAATCTATATATGGAAATTAGtgcacctctgtgtgtgtgtgtgtgtgtgtgtgtgtatgtgtgtgtgtgtgtgtgtgtgtgtgtgtgtgtgtgtgtgtgtgtgtgtatgtgtgtgtgctttgggATAGGAATGTGGGCATTTTGAATCCTAATATGAACTTTAGCATGGTCATGGGTGTGGCTTGGAATGGGAATGGGGGCCTGTCATTGAATCCATATATGGTATTTAGAGCACCACCAAGTGGGTGTAATTTGGGTTGGGAATGGGGTGTGTCATAGAGGCCATATATGTAAATGATAGCACCTCTGATAGCAGCTCTGAATAGGTGTGACTTGGGGTGGAAATGGGGACTTGTCTTTTTAGTCCATATAGGGAAATTAGAGCAGCTCTTAGTGAATGTGCCTTGGGGTGGGAATGTGGGCGTGTCATCAAATCCATATATGGAAAATTGGAGCacctctgtgtatgtgtgctctGGCAGAGAAATAGTGTAGTTAGCACCTCAGAGTGGGTGTGTCTTAAAATGGAAACGTGGGTGGTGTTTTTTTGGTCCATATGTGGGAGTCTATGTAAACTttgtaagatttttttaaaagatttatttataacattttaaggaaatatatttgaatatgcAAAATATAGAAAGTGCAAAAACTTTCCCCACATTttttaagaaacaaaacaaagactttCAGGAAAATTCTCAGTTAGTGTGTTATTACACAAGATTTATCGCATCACAAAATATaagaacaaaaatgtaaatgtattccaCCTGTTATAACTTCAGCTTAGTAAAATGAAGGACTAGGGCAGGGCATATAGCTTTGGGGGCATTTGGAATTTGTGTGTTCACAGCATCTGGGTTTCTTGGTGAGGGTAAAAGTGTGAGCAGCTTTTTGTGCCTTTTTCCATTGTCTAATGACATTTATGCAAGGATGAACGATTAGAATATTCACCAGATAtgcaaaatacaataaaaaagtataataataattattattacaatatgtGTTTGCCTTGGCATATTTAAAGTCAAAAGAATAATAGCACTTGATTAATAAACGTTATACTTGTACAATTATAGCCCTTTCCGTACACTAACAATTCGGCTCCAACTAAAATCTTCCTGTTGCAGGAATCCATGTTCATGCTCCTACCTCGAATTCCTTTCCTGTAGGTTAGATGCACGTATTTCAGCCCAGACACGATCTCCTTGTTGACCTGATGGGGCAAATACAAAGTAACATGAACTATTGACACTTATTTATGGTTATTCGACGCTGCTAGTTGTGGTGAAAAGACTTTACCAGTCACACTCTATTGCAGATGAGCCACCAGGGGGCCTCAATCACAGTTATCCTAATGCTCCAGGGTTGCCAAATGTAGTGTCTATTTTCCCTCCCACCAATTTTCAAACTGAAATTGGAGATGGGCTTGTGATGATAGATATCATTTTGTATAGATACTATTCATGTTCATTCTGAGACTAGGCTGAAAaaagatgacaaaaaaaatccaattggGTAAACCAGTGCTACCCTTGTCCAGTGATATAAACCCTTAGTAAAAGGATTGTCTCCCAAAACGACTGTGAGGTGATGTTAACATAAGGGTGGCAACCTTTATTTTGGTGTTTGgtcccttttttaaattattaatctAGTATAGGACAATGTGTTGgttaatataatatagtgtatatattatttatgcTCAGGTTGGAAATTGATGATAAATATTTCCAATCTGGCAAACCAAGGCTCTTCTTGTTCACTTTAATATCTCtcaaattaatttaataaattttttctCTATTTCggagatactgtatgttcagGATTTGTGTCTAATTTTGCAACCTGAAATTTTTATGTAATGTGATTTTTGGACAGGAGAAGTTTTAAAGGAATCCTTGAAAcacatttaatatgtttatagCAAAATATTTCGATTGTGTTTAGTGactggtgctgtgtttttgttgttcctgtgagaagttatcAGCAGTATCCTGCCCTGAGGTGTTAGtgtgaaagttgaagctttggaagttGATTTGTTGGAGCAGCGTTTACAGATGAGGAGGAAGTGAAAGAGCTGAACAGACTATATGGCTAAAGTGCCCCTGCATCAATCTCTTTAGGTAGAAATGAATCGAGGGCTAAATCTCACTGTGGTAGAAGGGCATTGCGGGTAATGAAGAAAATTGTTGACTGAATTGATAATAGACTTGTTCATGAAAGAGTTTTAAGCTAAAAAAGGcagaatttaattaaataaagaataaatctTGTATGCCATTAATGATCacgttaattataaagattaatatgcaagtcgctcagggtggatttttcctttaaggaCTGAGGAGGATTTAAGCAACATTCTAGTTCACCTTAAAGTGGATCTTCACTCTGTAATCCACGCCCTCCTTCATAGTGAAGTTCTGTTTCTTCAAAGCCTCAAGGTCACctgaattaaaaaagaaaaaaaacaaaaacagattataagTGCCATCAGTCCAACTCCATCTGTAGTAACTTAAGCCGAAAAGAACAGAGATCAGAGATCGATAGCTTTATAAAAAACGCTAGGCTTCGACTTTGTGAGTGTGTCTCAGGGTTCAGTCGGGTTCAGAGTAAAAAGCCTCCTTCCAACAGAGCGACTGCTGTTATCAATTTATCACTCAAATTTGCCTCTAAGTGCTTTATAATGGATTCTGAGAGAGCTGAGATGGACTGGAAAATAGAGGCAGAGGAATGATAAAGAGATTGCAAGCGAAACAATGAGGATATCATGGAAGACGATCtagtaatgttatttatttaaaaaaaaaacatggtaaCATTGTACTTATGGGGAGTGTTCATAGGGCTACATGACACATATTTAAACCCTTAATGACGACTGACATGAAGCTACGTTACATAAAGCCTGTTTTCTTCAATTTTGCTATCAACACCTGAGTCAGGTGACATAAGGACACTTGTTAAGACAATAGTGTCATATGTTATGATGCTTTCGAGGCTGATCTACATTAGAACACCGTAACACGTGACTTTGTAATGGTGATGATGTGACATAACATCCAGAACTCTGCACTTATTGGGAACAATGACATGAAAACCTGttttcttttaacattttttacagtgacaattctttttttctgtttataagATTCTTAAGAAAAGGAGGAACTCTTATGGAAAACAGAGAACACATGAAATGCAGGGACTCGTGAAAAGCAAAGACTCGTGAAAAGTAGAGACTCGTGAAAAGCAGAGACCCATGACAAGCAGAGACTCATCAAAAGCAGGGACTCGTGAAAAGCAGGAACTCatgaaaaacagaaacacataAAATGCAGGGACTCATAAAAAGCAGAGACTTGTGAAAAGCAAGAAGTCGTGAAAAGCACAGACTCGTGAAAAGCAAGAATTTTCAAAAAGCAAAGATTTGTGAAAAGCAGAGAATCGTCAAAAGCAGAGACTCGTCAAAAGCAGGAACTTGTGAAAAGCAGGGACTCGTCAAAACTAGAAACTCGTCAAAAGCAGGGACTCGTGAAAAGCAAGGACTCGTGAAAAGCAGGGACTCGTGAAAAGCAGAGACTCATAAAAGTAGAGACTCGTGAAAAGCAGGGACTTGTGAAAAGCAGGGACTCGTGAAAAGCAGGGACCTGTGAAAAGCAGAGACTCGTGAAAAGCAGGGACTCCTGAAAAGCAGGGACTCGTGAAAAGCAGAGACTCATAAAAGTAGAGACTCGTGAAAAGCAGGGACTTGTGAAAAGCAGGGACTCGTGAAAAGCAGGAACTCGTCAAAACCAGAGACTCGTCAAAAGCAGGGACTTGTGAAAAGCAGGAACCCGTGAAAAGCAGAGACTCATGAAAAGCAGGGACTCGTGAAAAGTAGAGACTCGGGAAAAGTAGAGACTCGGGAAAAGCAGGAACTCGTGAAAAGCAGGAACTCATCAAAACTAGAGACTCGTCAAAAGCGGGGACTCGTCAAAAGCAGGAACTCGTCAAAACCAGAGACTCGTCAAAAGCAGGGACTCGTGAAAAGCAGGAACTTGTGAAAAGCAGGGACTTGTGAAAAGCAGGGACTCGTGAAAAGTAGAGAATCGTGAAAAGCACAGACTCATGAAAAGCAGGAACTCGTGAAAAGTAGCAACACGTGAAAAGCAGGAACTCGTGAAAAGTAGAGAATCGTGAAAAGCAGGAACTCGTGAAAAGTAGAGAATCGTGCAAAGCACAGACTCGTGAAAAGTAGAGAATCGTGAAAAGCAGGAACTCGTGAAAAGTAGAGAATCGTGCAAAGCACAGACTCGTGAAAAGTAGAGACTCGTGAAAAGCAGGAACTCGTGAAAAGTAGAGAATCGTGAAAAGCAGAGACTCGTGAATAGTTGAGACTTGTGAAAAGCAGGAACTCGTGAAAAGCAGGAACTTGTGCAAAACAGAACCACATGAAATGTAGGGAGTTAAGTGAAAAGCAGGAACTCGTTGCAAAATAAGATACACATGCAAATATCCAGAGTTTTGCCATGTGTCCTCAGGAGTCCTAAGATGTGAATGATAAAAACAGTACTCCTGGAGCACTGAGCGTCGTCACAGTGGATTTTCCTGCCCTTATTCTCGTGAAATATTCAGGTGTTCAGACGTGGACTCGCTCCAAGGATTCAATTAAGGGCCGTGAGATAAGGACATGCTTCCAGCTGCTGTAATCCGTACATCAGCTGAGCCAAGGCCATATCGCAGCGGTGAGGGTCCGTGAAGCCTGTGGCGCtgtctacacacacagacacacacagctacacacacctCGTCTGTGGACACACACTCCGACTATCAGTTCAGCCACATCTGTCAGAATGCCTGCGGTTGTTTTCCATTCTACCAGCTGCCCCCTTCATCGGCTGTCACTTAGAGCAACGCTCTCAGTGTGTCTGACTGCATCGGATCACGGCTTACTAATGTAGTCCGTCTTCTAGAGATGGA
This genomic window contains:
- the arhgdig gene encoding rho GDP-dissociation inhibitor 3 isoform X1, with product MLGLDVCEFGGQFLELLWLTVCYRGLMADKESTVPVTEEEDERDLNYQPPAQKSLQEIQELDKDDESLNKYKQTLLGSGPVVLDPSVPNVQVTRLTLMCDQAPGPITMDLTGDLEALKKQNFTMKEGVDYRVKIHFKVNKEIVSGLKYVHLTYRKGIRVDKAVYMVGSYGPRVEEHEFITPVEEAPKGMIVRGTYHIKSYFTDDDKTDHLSWEWNLQIKKDWDSTE
- the arhgdig gene encoding rho GDP-dissociation inhibitor 3, which codes for MADKESTVPVTEEEDERDLNYQPPAQKSLQEIQELDKDDESLNKYKQTLLGSGPVVLDPSVPNVQVTRLTLMCDQAPGPITMDLTGDLEALKKQNFTMKEGVDYRVKIHFKVNKEIVSGLKYVHLTYRKGIRVDKAVYMVGSYGPRVEEHEFITPVEEAPKGMIVRGTYHIKSYFTDDDKTDHLSWEWNLQIKKDWDSTE